The following coding sequences are from one Geothrix sp. window:
- a CDS encoding protein kinase domain-containing protein, with the protein MSTAGERALALAVACGLLEPGEARDTDLETLVAAGRLTREDCQGLLQDLADLEEVEASHWSLDVTAQTPLPTHGDPAETDPSGPSAGPSDPGRRFRKGDVFQARTLARWARFENLELLGEGGMGRIFKATDPSLHRLVALKLLRREDPDLLQRFIQEAQLQARVDHPNVCRVYEVGEWRGQPYIAMQFLSGATLQRAAPALSVEALLRYMVDVCEGVHAAHRVGLVHRDLKPANLMIDRLEDGSTRACVLDFGLARGTESQGLTETGRIIGTVAFMSPEQARGDAARLDRRSDVYSLGATLQALLTGSPPFPGEGLECMSHIVKDDPVPLRRRLPMLSADLETVVLTCLQKDPRRRYATARALGEDLQRILDGESIEARAATRLEKGVHWARKHTVLVAATAAVLLSTAVFGGFAVRERLRARAQAAHAQRFAQAAERIEALARYLKLSPPHDLGPELRDLEGRVARLEAEAHVEGASAEAPGQYALGRARLALGQPESARTHLERARALGFDTPELRSALGRALLELHQKALDEAWRIGPEDARKEALGRLQAVAVARIEPLLRSGATASLIPLAYLEGQAAWVAGRWEEAIAKARAAQGQAPWFYEARLLEAQALLSWGLPKSGPERDGILAEAHRSAQAALMAAPCDVQALGLAGRIGVMRYGLFVSDPVQGRAIHAGVEGVVAALRILEPGGSRAAILEASLLTAEAVNAQVAGRPGAAPLRRALALLAPLLEAPDPPFDALEGAMQAECYAIKFPEMGDPIPWLDRALAHGREALDRRPGHSSLANELARVSVWRLSEGTLRGEPPWEVFESALQVILRGLEREPDAKSLREALGYLWGERAEYERTHGMDPRPSLEQSMQSFEMVLRQGPSFRSHYGMANAALMRGQWETVHRQAGAEASLERADQAYRQARLLAPFHSVLGANLVEVALWRGMAAGFGTVDGERAMREGEAQFQEDVKRFAQIPTLWLRGAQLAKARGQAKDAKARIQRAFALDPHNPEIRRLLQAVQAGDQPQG; encoded by the coding sequence ATGTCGACGGCTGGTGAGCGGGCGCTGGCCCTGGCGGTGGCCTGCGGGCTGCTGGAGCCCGGGGAGGCCCGGGATACCGACCTGGAAACCCTGGTGGCCGCCGGCCGCCTGACCCGGGAGGACTGCCAGGGGCTGCTCCAGGACCTGGCCGACCTGGAGGAGGTCGAAGCCAGCCACTGGTCCCTGGATGTCACGGCCCAGACGCCCCTGCCAACGCACGGGGACCCCGCGGAGACAGATCCGTCGGGCCCCTCGGCCGGACCGTCCGACCCGGGGAGGCGATTCCGCAAAGGCGATGTCTTCCAGGCCCGGACCCTGGCGCGCTGGGCCCGCTTTGAGAACCTCGAGCTGCTCGGCGAAGGGGGCATGGGGCGCATCTTCAAGGCCACGGACCCTTCGCTGCATCGCCTGGTGGCCCTGAAGCTGCTGCGCCGGGAGGATCCCGACCTGCTCCAGCGGTTCATCCAGGAGGCCCAGCTCCAGGCCCGGGTCGACCACCCCAACGTGTGCCGGGTGTACGAGGTGGGCGAGTGGCGCGGCCAGCCTTACATCGCCATGCAGTTCCTCAGCGGCGCGACCCTCCAGAGGGCCGCGCCCGCCCTGTCCGTGGAAGCCCTGCTCCGCTACATGGTGGATGTCTGCGAAGGGGTCCATGCGGCTCATCGGGTGGGGCTCGTCCATCGCGACCTGAAGCCCGCCAACCTGATGATCGACCGCCTGGAGGATGGCTCCACCCGGGCCTGCGTGCTCGACTTCGGATTGGCCCGCGGCACCGAGAGCCAGGGCCTCACCGAAACGGGCCGCATCATCGGCACGGTGGCCTTCATGTCCCCGGAGCAGGCCCGCGGCGATGCGGCACGGCTGGACCGCCGCTCGGACGTGTACTCGCTGGGCGCCACGCTCCAGGCCCTGCTGACGGGTTCCCCACCCTTTCCGGGGGAGGGACTCGAGTGCATGTCCCACATCGTGAAGGACGACCCGGTTCCGCTCCGGCGCCGGCTGCCCATGCTCTCGGCCGACCTGGAGACCGTGGTGCTCACCTGCCTCCAGAAGGATCCCCGCCGCCGGTACGCCACGGCCCGCGCCCTGGGGGAGGATCTGCAGCGCATCCTGGATGGCGAGTCCATCGAGGCCCGGGCGGCCACCCGGCTGGAGAAGGGGGTCCACTGGGCCCGGAAGCACACCGTGCTGGTGGCGGCCACGGCCGCCGTGCTCCTGTCCACGGCCGTCTTCGGCGGGTTCGCGGTGCGGGAGCGCCTGCGGGCCCGGGCCCAGGCCGCCCATGCCCAGCGCTTCGCCCAGGCGGCGGAGCGCATCGAGGCCCTGGCCCGATATCTGAAGCTGTCCCCCCCCCATGATCTGGGGCCCGAGCTGCGGGATCTCGAAGGCCGGGTGGCCCGCCTGGAAGCGGAAGCGCACGTGGAGGGGGCCAGTGCGGAGGCGCCCGGGCAGTACGCCCTGGGGCGGGCGCGGCTGGCCCTGGGCCAGCCGGAGTCCGCCCGGACACACCTGGAGCGGGCCCGGGCCCTGGGCTTCGATACACCAGAGCTGCGTTCCGCCCTCGGCCGGGCCCTGCTCGAACTGCACCAGAAGGCCCTGGACGAGGCCTGGCGCATCGGGCCGGAAGATGCACGGAAGGAGGCGCTGGGCCGGCTGCAAGCGGTTGCCGTCGCGCGCATCGAGCCGCTGCTGAGATCCGGGGCCACCGCTTCCCTCATCCCGCTGGCCTACCTGGAAGGGCAGGCGGCCTGGGTGGCCGGGCGCTGGGAGGAGGCCATCGCCAAGGCCCGAGCGGCCCAGGGCCAGGCGCCCTGGTTCTACGAGGCCCGCCTGCTGGAGGCCCAGGCCCTGCTGTCCTGGGGCCTGCCGAAGAGCGGCCCTGAGCGGGATGGGATCCTGGCGGAAGCTCACCGCAGCGCCCAGGCCGCGCTGATGGCCGCGCCCTGTGACGTCCAGGCTCTGGGCCTGGCGGGCCGGATCGGCGTGATGCGCTACGGCCTGTTCGTATCGGACCCCGTGCAGGGCCGGGCCATCCATGCAGGCGTGGAAGGCGTGGTGGCGGCCCTCCGGATCCTGGAACCCGGGGGATCGCGGGCGGCGATCCTGGAGGCGTCCCTGCTCACGGCTGAGGCCGTCAATGCGCAGGTGGCCGGACGCCCCGGTGCAGCGCCCCTGAGGCGGGCCCTGGCCCTGCTGGCTCCCCTCCTGGAGGCCCCTGATCCGCCCTTCGATGCGCTCGAAGGCGCCATGCAGGCAGAATGCTATGCCATCAAATTCCCAGAAATGGGAGATCCGATCCCATGGTTGGACCGGGCCTTGGCCCATGGCAGGGAGGCTCTCGATCGGAGACCGGGCCATTCGTCGTTGGCCAATGAACTAGCGCGAGTATCAGTATGGCGCCTCTCCGAAGGCACCCTCCGTGGGGAGCCTCCCTGGGAAGTCTTCGAGTCCGCCCTGCAAGTCATCCTGAGGGGGTTAGAGCGCGAGCCTGATGCGAAGTCGCTGCGAGAGGCTCTGGGCTACCTCTGGGGCGAACGAGCGGAGTACGAGCGCACCCATGGCATGGATCCGCGGCCATCGTTGGAACAATCCATGCAGAGCTTCGAGATGGTTCTCAGGCAGGGGCCGAGCTTCCGTTCCCACTACGGCATGGCCAACGCCGCCCTGATGCGCGGGCAGTGGGAAACGGTTCATCGTCAGGCAGGCGCGGAGGCATCTTTGGAGCGAGCCGATCAGGCTTACCGCCAGGCGAGGCTGTTGGCGCCATTCCATTCAGTTCTCGGGGCCAATCTGGTCGAGGTCGCGCTTTGGAGGGGGATGGCCGCTGGGTTCGGGACAGTCGACGGGGAACGGGCCATGAGAGAGGGCGAGGCCCAATTCCAAGAAGACGTGAAACGCTTCGCCCAAATACCCACCTTGTGGCTGCGGGGGGCACAGTTGGCGAAGGCC
- a CDS encoding ABC transporter permease — protein MMHRFLDTMWGQANALFSPLRRRRWVDLLLVAAAFGMLYGLILVGREWTAIQRPQLEIDLSLLALPKYTFFSMMRGVAAYVLSIAFTLVYAFWAAKDERAEKLLIPLLDILQSIPVLTFLMPLLLVMVALFPRSNMGLEITAILTIFTGQVWNMTFSLYHSLKSVPAELQEAGTVYRFTWWQRFKWVELPFATTGLAWNSMMSMAGGWFFLMINESLKVGDKDFRLPGLGSYMRVAAEQGNVKAEVLAVLAMILMIVFLDQVLWRPVVVWAQRFRIEDTVQNVDSQSWFLNLIRGSRLIRRWDRWRTKQRRNRQHRHPAPKVPLAEGGSERAAHAAPWLSMGALIVLSGFLLLGGYGVFRLLQQLPSGAWWTLLKAAGLTLSRVMASILIGLCWTLPAGLAIGLSQRLSRIFQPIVQVAASFPAPMLFPAVIAILASFRIGLGWGSIALMLLGTQWYILFNVIAGASAIPSDLREVGTAFGFSRWQRFRNLYMPAVFPYLVTGCLTAAGGAWNASIVSEYYNLSGPTLKTFGLGAIVSQATDEKDFVLLAAATLVLAGTVVLFNRLVWKPLYKIAETHYSLSK, from the coding sequence ATGATGCACCGATTCCTAGACACCATGTGGGGCCAGGCCAACGCCCTGTTCTCCCCCCTGCGGAGGCGGCGCTGGGTCGACCTCCTGCTGGTCGCGGCGGCCTTCGGCATGCTGTACGGGCTGATCCTCGTCGGGCGCGAGTGGACCGCCATCCAGCGTCCCCAGCTCGAGATCGACCTGTCCCTGCTGGCGCTGCCGAAATACACCTTCTTCTCCATGATGCGGGGCGTCGCGGCCTACGTCCTTTCCATCGCCTTCACCCTGGTGTACGCCTTCTGGGCCGCCAAGGACGAACGGGCCGAGAAGCTGCTGATCCCCCTGCTGGACATCCTCCAGAGCATCCCGGTCCTGACCTTCCTCATGCCCCTGCTGCTCGTCATGGTGGCCCTGTTCCCCCGCAGCAACATGGGCCTGGAGATCACGGCGATCCTGACCATCTTCACCGGCCAGGTCTGGAACATGACCTTCAGCCTCTACCACAGCCTGAAGAGCGTTCCCGCCGAACTCCAGGAGGCGGGCACCGTGTACCGGTTCACCTGGTGGCAGCGCTTCAAGTGGGTGGAACTGCCCTTCGCCACCACGGGCCTGGCCTGGAACAGCATGATGAGCATGGCCGGCGGCTGGTTCTTCCTGATGATCAACGAGTCCCTGAAGGTGGGCGACAAGGACTTCCGCCTGCCTGGGCTCGGCTCGTACATGCGCGTCGCCGCGGAGCAGGGCAACGTCAAGGCCGAGGTGCTGGCCGTACTGGCCATGATCCTGATGATCGTCTTCCTGGACCAGGTGCTGTGGCGCCCGGTCGTGGTGTGGGCCCAGCGCTTCCGCATCGAGGACACCGTCCAGAACGTCGACTCCCAGAGCTGGTTCCTCAACCTCATCCGGGGTTCCCGCCTCATCCGCCGCTGGGACCGCTGGCGCACCAAGCAGCGCCGGAACCGCCAGCACCGCCACCCCGCTCCGAAGGTGCCCCTGGCGGAGGGCGGCAGCGAGCGTGCAGCCCATGCCGCCCCCTGGCTGTCCATGGGTGCCCTCATCGTCCTGTCCGGGTTCCTGCTTCTGGGTGGCTACGGCGTCTTCCGCCTCCTGCAGCAGCTCCCTTCGGGCGCCTGGTGGACCTTGCTCAAGGCCGCGGGCCTGACCCTCTCCCGGGTGATGGCGTCCATCCTCATCGGCCTCTGCTGGACCCTGCCGGCGGGCCTTGCCATCGGGCTCTCCCAGCGGCTGTCGCGCATCTTCCAGCCCATCGTCCAGGTGGCGGCCTCCTTCCCGGCGCCCATGCTCTTCCCGGCCGTCATCGCCATCCTCGCCTCCTTCAGGATCGGCCTGGGCTGGGGCAGCATCGCCCTCATGCTGCTGGGCACCCAGTGGTACATCCTGTTCAACGTCATCGCCGGTGCCAGCGCCATCCCCAGCGACCTCCGGGAGGTGGGCACCGCCTTCGGGTTCAGCCGCTGGCAGCGGTTCCGCAACCTCTACATGCCTGCCGTCTTCCCCTACCTGGTGACGGGGTGCCTGACCGCGGCCGGGGGCGCCTGGAATGCCAGCATCGTTTCCGAGTACTACAACCTGAGCGGGCCCACCTTGAAGACCTTCGGCCTCGGCGCCATCGTGAGCCAGGCCACGGACGAGAAGGACTTCGTGCTTCTGGCGGCCGCCACCCTCGTGCTCGCCGGTACGGTGGTGCTCTTCAACCGCCTGGTCTGGAAGCCCCTCTACAAGATCGCCGAGACCCACTATTCCCTGTCGAAGTGA
- a CDS encoding ABC transporter ATP-binding protein, with translation MKHAINATHEVICELKGIQKSFERETGHALRVLEDINLDIRANEVVCLIGPSGCGKSTILRIFAGLIHPTKGKTFYHGKKMEGLNPGVAIVFQNFALYPWMTVEANVKTVLQAQGLDDETIKAKAHRAISLVGLEGFEEAYPRELSGGMKQRVGMARALSVDPEILFMDEPFSHVDALTAEGLRAEILDIWDDAERNPSSILMVSHDIKEVVYMADRVVVLSANPGRVRTIVENPLPRPRDMRSPEFLRLVDQLHDIITSTELPDIEVSAPEPSLLPDLIEPLPPAPSSDILGLLEYLETQGGTADLFQVAAATHVTFEKILSSVKGAEMLDFVDTPKRQVVLTALGQRFIRANMDDRKEIWKAQLLELRLFRLVQELLELHHGELKESELLAELQQRLPMENSEQTFETLVTWGRFGELFAYREERGVLTPE, from the coding sequence ATGAAGCACGCCATCAACGCCACCCACGAAGTCATCTGCGAGCTGAAGGGCATCCAGAAGTCCTTTGAGCGGGAGACCGGCCATGCCCTGCGCGTGCTGGAGGACATCAACCTGGACATCCGGGCCAACGAAGTGGTCTGCCTCATCGGACCTTCGGGCTGCGGCAAATCCACCATCCTCCGGATCTTCGCCGGCCTGATCCACCCCACCAAGGGCAAGACCTTCTACCACGGCAAGAAGATGGAGGGCCTCAACCCGGGCGTGGCCATCGTCTTTCAGAACTTCGCCCTCTACCCCTGGATGACGGTGGAGGCCAACGTGAAGACGGTGCTCCAGGCCCAGGGCCTGGATGACGAGACCATCAAGGCCAAGGCCCACCGCGCCATCAGCCTCGTCGGCCTCGAAGGCTTCGAGGAGGCCTACCCGCGCGAGCTCTCCGGCGGCATGAAACAGCGGGTGGGCATGGCCCGGGCGCTGAGCGTCGACCCCGAGATCCTCTTCATGGACGAACCCTTCAGCCACGTGGACGCCCTCACGGCTGAGGGCCTCCGGGCGGAGATCCTGGACATCTGGGACGACGCCGAGCGCAACCCCTCCTCCATCCTCATGGTGAGCCACGACATCAAGGAGGTGGTCTACATGGCGGACCGCGTCGTGGTGCTGTCGGCCAATCCGGGCCGCGTGCGCACCATCGTCGAGAATCCCCTGCCCCGTCCCCGCGACATGCGCAGCCCCGAATTCCTGCGCCTGGTGGACCAGCTCCACGACATCATCACCAGCACCGAACTGCCGGACATCGAAGTGAGCGCTCCAGAGCCCAGCCTCCTGCCCGACCTCATCGAGCCGCTGCCGCCCGCCCCCTCCTCCGACATCCTGGGCCTGCTGGAATACCTGGAGACTCAGGGCGGCACCGCAGACCTCTTCCAGGTGGCCGCGGCCACCCACGTGACCTTCGAAAAGATCCTCTCTTCCGTGAAGGGTGCGGAGATGCTCGACTTCGTCGACACGCCCAAGCGCCAGGTCGTCCTCACGGCGCTGGGGCAGCGGTTCATCCGCGCCAACATGGACGACCGCAAGGAGATCTGGAAGGCCCAGCTCCTCGAACTGCGCCTCTTCCGACTGGTCCAGGAACTCCTCGAACTCCACCACGGAGAGCTCAAGGAGAGCGAGCTCCTGGCCGAGTTGCAGCAGCGCCTGCCCATGGAGAACTCCGAGCAGACCTTCGAGACGCTGGTCACGTGGGGCCGCTTCGGCGAACTCTTTGCCTACCGCGAGGAACGCGGCGTCCTCACCCCGGAATAA
- a CDS encoding carbohydrate porin, producing the protein MRNQWVLVLALAVLRVPLGGQTPDPVGELWSLHGQATTVSQTHGEFSSPYQGPNSLRPGKEWATSFTTTLMAGLRPWQGTEVYLDLEGAAGKGVSGVLGLAGAPNGETYRVGSPDFRAAVARFMVRQTFDLGGEAQTVEADAHQLGGTRASRRLVIHLGKFSVMDVFDANAYAHDPRSQFLNWTLMGHGAWDYPADTRGYTWGCAAEIYWDAWALRFGRFAEPLEANQLEMDRGIARAHGDVVEVEHGHTIGGLAGVVRLMAFRNTTRMGDYRQSLAESPTAPDITATRAYGRVKQGWGLNLEQSLTGDLGAFARWSWSDGRTESWAFTEVDRSASAGLALKGSDWGRPQDCVGAAFVQNGLSPDHRDYLAAGGLGFLLGDGRLSYVPERILEAYYALALGRHLTATLDAERIWNPGYNGDRGPVTLYAFRLHAQF; encoded by the coding sequence ATGCGAAATCAATGGGTGCTCGTCCTCGCACTGGCCGTCCTCCGGGTTCCCCTCGGGGGCCAGACCCCCGATCCCGTCGGCGAGCTCTGGAGCCTCCATGGCCAGGCCACCACGGTCAGCCAGACCCACGGGGAATTCTCCTCGCCCTACCAGGGCCCCAACTCGCTGCGTCCAGGTAAGGAGTGGGCCACCTCCTTCACGACCACGCTCATGGCCGGGCTGCGACCCTGGCAGGGCACCGAGGTCTACCTGGACCTGGAAGGGGCCGCGGGGAAGGGCGTCAGCGGCGTGCTGGGCCTGGCGGGGGCCCCCAATGGCGAGACCTACCGCGTGGGCAGCCCGGACTTCCGCGCGGCGGTCGCACGGTTCATGGTCCGGCAGACCTTCGATCTGGGCGGTGAAGCGCAAACGGTCGAGGCTGATGCCCACCAGCTGGGCGGCACCCGCGCATCCCGCCGGCTTGTCATCCACCTCGGCAAGTTCAGCGTCATGGACGTCTTCGATGCCAACGCCTACGCCCACGATCCCCGCAGCCAGTTCCTCAACTGGACCCTGATGGGCCATGGCGCCTGGGACTACCCGGCTGACACCCGCGGCTATACCTGGGGCTGCGCAGCTGAGATCTACTGGGATGCCTGGGCCCTCCGTTTCGGCCGCTTCGCAGAGCCGCTGGAAGCCAACCAGCTGGAGATGGATCGCGGCATCGCCCGCGCCCACGGCGACGTGGTCGAGGTGGAGCATGGCCACACCATCGGCGGACTGGCCGGGGTCGTGCGCCTCATGGCCTTCCGCAACACCACTCGCATGGGCGACTACCGGCAGAGCCTCGCGGAATCACCCACGGCGCCGGACATCACCGCCACTCGCGCCTACGGCCGCGTCAAGCAGGGGTGGGGTCTCAACCTGGAGCAGAGCCTGACCGGGGACCTCGGCGCCTTCGCCCGGTGGAGCTGGAGTGACGGTCGCACGGAATCCTGGGCCTTCACCGAGGTCGACCGCTCTGCGTCGGCCGGACTTGCCCTGAAGGGCAGCGACTGGGGCCGTCCGCAGGATTGTGTTGGCGCAGCCTTCGTCCAGAACGGATTGAGCCCGGACCACCGGGACTACCTCGCCGCGGGCGGACTGGGGTTCCTCCTGGGAGACGGCCGCCTGAGCTACGTTCCCGAGCGCATCCTCGAGGCGTACTATGCCCTCGCCCTGGGCCGGCATCTCACGGCCACCCTCGATGCCGAACGCATCTGGAACCCAGGCTACAACGGCGACCGGGGGCCCGTGACCCTGTATGCCTTCAGGCTCCACGCCCAGTTCTGA
- a CDS encoding DMT family transporter, with the protein MHRRQTQDPRGLAALIFGASLLGFAAMLVRWAAPAGPLAVGFYRMAIALPFVAWLARGTGRPVTGRARLWAVIAGVCFVLDLWMWHSALHLTSAANATLLVTLAPIWVAVVSVLWMGARLRKRFWLGVLLALAGAMVLGLAKGARWGTGLGELLGALASLAYGAFTLALGRARRELSAPEALFWVVLCCTILFGALGWAQGEAFTGYPVRSWWALIGLGTLVQVVAWWFITWGLGHVPTNLGAMGLMTQPVATIILGWVLLAESVRPLQGLGAMLVLAGIALCAFAPPVLEPPGPPSG; encoded by the coding sequence ATGCACAGGAGACAGACGCAAGATCCGCGGGGACTCGCCGCCCTGATCTTCGGGGCCTCCCTGCTCGGCTTCGCCGCCATGCTGGTGCGCTGGGCCGCACCGGCGGGACCCCTGGCCGTGGGCTTCTACCGCATGGCCATCGCACTGCCGTTCGTGGCCTGGCTGGCCCGGGGCACGGGCCGGCCGGTCACGGGGCGGGCGCGGCTCTGGGCAGTGATCGCGGGTGTGTGCTTCGTGCTGGATCTCTGGATGTGGCACTCGGCCCTCCACCTCACCAGCGCCGCCAACGCCACCCTGCTGGTGACCCTGGCCCCCATCTGGGTGGCGGTGGTATCCGTGCTGTGGATGGGCGCCCGGCTGCGCAAGCGCTTCTGGCTGGGGGTGCTGCTGGCCTTGGCGGGGGCCATGGTCCTGGGCCTGGCCAAGGGGGCCCGCTGGGGCACCGGGCTGGGCGAGCTGCTGGGGGCCCTGGCCTCCCTGGCCTACGGCGCCTTCACCCTGGCCCTGGGCCGCGCCCGGCGCGAGCTCAGCGCCCCCGAGGCCCTGTTCTGGGTGGTCCTCTGCTGCACCATCCTCTTCGGCGCCCTGGGCTGGGCGCAGGGCGAGGCCTTCACCGGCTACCCCGTGCGGTCCTGGTGGGCGCTGATCGGCCTGGGCACGCTGGTGCAGGTGGTGGCCTGGTGGTTCATCACCTGGGGCCTGGGCCACGTCCCCACCAACCTGGGTGCCATGGGCCTGATGACCCAGCCCGTGGCCACCATCATCCTGGGCTGGGTGCTGCTGGCGGAATCCGTGCGGCCCCTGCAAGGTCTCGGCGCCATGCTGGTGCTGGCGGGGATCGCCTTGTGCGCCTTCGCGCCCCCGGTTCTGGAACCGCCCGGCCCCCCATCGGGCTGA
- a CDS encoding response regulator yields MPRIAIVDDSRLVRAFAAGALRAGGHETVEVEPTSLFEVLKVLRETPVDLLLADFLMPECSGESLVRACREDAALRELPILVVSAHRDDISLQRMQQMGISGFLLKPVDAPTLVAKVAEALED; encoded by the coding sequence ATGCCCCGCATCGCCATCGTGGATGACAGCCGGCTGGTCCGGGCCTTCGCGGCCGGGGCCCTGAGGGCCGGTGGCCACGAGACGGTGGAGGTGGAGCCCACCTCCCTCTTCGAGGTTCTGAAGGTGCTCCGGGAGACCCCGGTGGACCTGCTCCTGGCGGACTTCCTCATGCCCGAGTGCTCCGGCGAGAGCCTGGTCCGGGCCTGCCGGGAGGACGCGGCCCTGCGGGAGCTGCCGATCCTGGTCGTGTCCGCCCATCGCGATGACATCAGCCTGCAGCGCATGCAGCAGATGGGCATCTCCGGGTTCCTGCTGAAGCCCGTGGACGCCCCGACCCTGGTGGCCAAGGTGGCCGAGGCGCTCGAGGACTGA
- a CDS encoding D-alanyl-D-alanine carboxypeptidase/D-alanyl-D-alanine-endopeptidase has product MGWRSVAVFLASALALAAQDFRSWARQLEARGVRVSAGIWDAGTGKVLERHQDDLALVPASTTKVVSTYALLKTLKPDFTLETEVWGDLQDGVVRGDLTFKGDGDPLLTSERVWLLVQSLRKLGVQRITGGIRLDQSAFDAQKEPQGWENTTADTLPTVLALSVNFNRDEAGKLVPDPERQSREVIQRLLQEAGIAVEGRGAASEPPRKLLGWASPPLRAMVLDINKWSNNFMIEMLVRKYGAGSWPRGVKRIQEFYRTAFNLGPEVIQITDGSGLSKENRLSARTLAIILRGAYHDFEVGPEFVSSLKVIGGEPWKLKKKDANLTRRVRVKTGHLDRVISLAGYLQTLDGQARVFAIVLNGPCGDDDVWDQVSRWAN; this is encoded by the coding sequence GTGGGCTGGAGGTCCGTGGCGGTCTTCCTGGCCTCGGCCCTGGCTCTGGCCGCCCAGGATTTCCGGAGCTGGGCCAGGCAGCTGGAGGCCCGCGGGGTGCGGGTCTCCGCCGGGATCTGGGACGCCGGCACGGGCAAGGTCCTTGAGCGGCACCAGGATGACCTGGCCTTGGTGCCGGCCAGCACCACCAAGGTGGTCTCGACCTACGCGCTGCTCAAGACCCTGAAACCGGACTTCACCCTCGAGACCGAAGTCTGGGGGGACCTGCAGGACGGCGTGGTACGGGGGGACCTCACCTTCAAGGGCGACGGCGATCCCCTGCTCACCAGCGAGCGCGTCTGGCTGCTGGTCCAGTCCCTCCGGAAGCTGGGCGTCCAGCGGATCACCGGCGGCATCCGCCTGGATCAGAGTGCCTTCGATGCCCAGAAGGAACCCCAGGGCTGGGAGAACACCACGGCGGATACCCTGCCGACCGTGCTGGCGCTGTCCGTGAACTTCAACCGGGACGAGGCCGGCAAGCTGGTGCCGGATCCCGAGCGCCAGTCCCGGGAGGTCATCCAGCGGCTCCTCCAGGAGGCCGGCATCGCCGTGGAGGGCCGCGGCGCGGCCTCCGAGCCCCCGCGCAAGCTGCTGGGCTGGGCCTCCCCGCCGCTGCGGGCCATGGTGCTGGACATCAACAAGTGGTCGAACAACTTCATGATCGAGATGCTGGTGCGCAAATACGGCGCGGGATCCTGGCCGCGGGGCGTGAAGCGCATCCAGGAGTTCTACCGTACCGCCTTCAACCTGGGGCCGGAGGTCATCCAGATCACGGACGGCTCGGGCCTGAGCAAGGAGAACCGGCTGTCCGCCCGCACCCTGGCCATCATCCTGCGGGGCGCCTACCACGACTTCGAAGTGGGGCCCGAGTTCGTCTCCTCGCTGAAGGTCATCGGGGGCGAGCCCTGGAAGCTGAAGAAGAAGGATGCGAACCTCACGCGGCGGGTGCGGGTGAAGACGGGCCACCTGGACCGCGTCATCAGCCTGGCCGGTTATCTCCAGACCCTGGACGGCCAGGCCCGCGTCTTCGCCATCGTGCTCAACGGTCCCTGCGGTGACGACGACGTGTGGGACCAGGTCTCCCGATGGGCGAACTGA
- a CDS encoding type II secretion system protein: MTPSRSQRGFTMALALAVAVVMGIMLMKAGPLVSAEVQRENEAELIFRGEAIAAAFKLYASKAGRYPMDLDEVMKVRPRILRQKYKDPMTPGGEWEYITQVRPGASGSTDGLPIVGVRSKSTLNSIRIYQNKTLVREWQFTAEQNLLGITDEISKSRGLPKAGNAAEKPVAPKE, from the coding sequence ATGACCCCTTCCCGATCCCAGCGCGGCTTCACCATGGCGCTCGCCCTGGCGGTGGCCGTGGTGATGGGGATCATGCTGATGAAGGCGGGTCCCCTGGTCAGTGCCGAGGTCCAGCGCGAGAACGAGGCGGAGCTCATCTTCCGGGGCGAGGCCATCGCCGCCGCCTTCAAGCTGTACGCGAGCAAGGCCGGCCGCTACCCCATGGATCTCGATGAGGTGATGAAGGTCCGCCCCCGCATCCTCCGCCAGAAATACAAGGATCCGATGACGCCGGGTGGCGAGTGGGAATACATCACCCAGGTGCGGCCAGGGGCCTCGGGCAGCACCGACGGGCTGCCCATCGTGGGCGTCCGCAGCAAGAGCACCTTGAACAGCATCCGCATCTACCAGAACAAGACCCTGGTGCGGGAATGGCAGTTCACGGCGGAGCAGAACCTGCTGGGGATCACCGACGAGATCAGCAAGTCCCGCGGCCTCCCCAAGGCCGGCAATGCTGCCGAAAAGCCCGTGGCGCCGAAGGAATGA